In Humulus lupulus chromosome 6, drHumLupu1.1, whole genome shotgun sequence, a single genomic region encodes these proteins:
- the LOC133786020 gene encoding receptor-like protein 35, giving the protein MRMLLYYLVFFLLLIHSQLFISSSSSSPDHAPQCHPHESSALLQLKTSFKYPAPGTAFHAIDTWNNKTNCCTWDGITCDNVIGHVIGLDLFAWSLQGTISSNSTLFKLHHLQSLDLSGNDFRESFIVPEFGKFKNMTFLDLSNSNFSGHVPLEISHLSKLDYLGLGGYKVMIGENTFKALSQNLSNLTSFYLVSIDLSSLSLVISVKNFPSLMYIDLDNCKLSRKLLESIFELSNLTGLSLEDNEAPNVSLPTSNWSSALNSLTLRNNTFSIDLPLLLKDIPKSLSSLQLSFSNLVGPLPDNIQFYDSSNHLVHSAPNFTDLILSNNLLNGTIPTWIYALPYLEYLDLSDNQFTGEIIRDFETTSFGETVFLGITPRSTLQSQNLRHLDLSSNKFSGTLELEKLLISKRLAYLDLSSNNISVTFGNTKNYSLDNLEELYLSSCNITEFPHILKSSKILSTLDLSHNQIQGSVPKWLWEVGKNSLYNLTLSHNFLTYIEPLPWNRLLYLDLSSNSFSGPLPIIASYFLSFISVAKNQFVGEILTSFCNMSFLQVLDLSSNNLSGIIPRCIVKHGKRLSVLNFSRNKLYGTIPNTFLVGSTLRNLNLNGNHLEGSLPRSLEYCKNLEVLDLGNNILNDSFPHWLDSLPALRVLVLRSNRFYGSIGKPKIKYPFPELRIIDLSHNEFDGALPTKYFVNFKAMILNTKNVELKYMGEDYYQDSITVTMKGYELELVHILTILVTLDFSCNNFSGEIPVFLGGLNALKGLNISHNMLRGTIPSSLGNLTNLEWLDLSANKLSGNIPWQLTDLIWLQILNLSENQLVGPIPNGKQFNTFSNDSFKGNLDLCGFPLSKPCNEEYEGSTMEQENESEDANGFTWKVVLLGNNNDTLPNILSELHLSSCGISEFPYSLRSLENLRYLDLSNNQIEGSVPQWLWNMGKDSLLQILDLSNNNLSENIPPCLGNSSLRVLDLHKNKLHGLIPSHFAKGNCLGVLNLKENQLEGSLPKSLLNCKELKFLDIGINKINGAFPWWLESLPNLQVLILRSNRFQGPIGNPKLRHPFHNLRIMDLSGNEFTDHLPQKYFKNFVGMMNATSDYLRYMEYPTLIRYYESSSLTIKGYYPELEKIQTMLIFIDFSRNNFTGEIPELLGKLNSLKGLNFSHNKISCNIPPSLGNLTNLEWLDLSSNELVGKIPWQLAANLNQLQILNLSVNQLEGLIPRSRQFDTFTNDSYKENLGLCGFPISESCNEDTIHQFQQEDNEEHVKGFDWKIVLIGFGSGMVIGISIGYMFLTDQNIDGIVKTLKGEQWHLMEKRSKQRRARQNVGIERRH; this is encoded by the exons ATGAGGATGTTGTTATATTATTTGGTATTCTTCTTGTTGCTCATCCATTCTCAACTTTTCATTTCATCATCTTCGTCTTCTCCTGACCATGCACCCCAATGCCATCCTCATGAAAGCTCTGCCCTTCTCCAACTCAAGACCTCATTCAAATATCCTGCTCCTGGAACTGCATTTCATGCTATAGACACCTGGAATAACAAAACCAATTGTTGCACGTGGGACGGAATCACGTGTGACAATGTTATAGGCCACGTCATCGGTTTGGATTTGTTTGCTTGGAGCCTTCAAGGCACTATCAGTTCCAACAGCACTCTCTTCAAACTCCACCATCTCCAAAGTCTCGATCTTTCTGGTAATGATTTTAGAGAGTCCTTTATTGTACCAGAGTTTGGCAAATTCAAGAATATGACCTTTCTTGATCTGAGCAACTCCAACTTCAGCGGTCATGTCCCTTTAGAGATATCCCATCTTTCCAAATTGGATTATCTCGGACTTGGTGGGTATAAAGTCATGATAGGGGAAAATACCTTTAAAGCACTTTCTCAAAACTTATCCAACTTGACAAGTTTCTACCTAGTTAGTATTGATTTGTCTTCTCTCTCACTAGTAATCTCTGTCAAAAATTTCCCCTCTTTAATGTATATAGATCTCGACAATTGTAAGTTGAGTAGGAAGCTGCTAGAGAGTATTTTTGAGTTGTCGAATCTCACCGGTCTTTCTTTAGAAGATAATGAAGCACCAAATGTCTCTCTCCCAACATCTAATTGGAGTAGTGCACTTAACAGTTTAACTCTCCGTAATAACACCTTCTCCATTGACTTACCTCTATTATTGAAAGATATCCCAAAATCTTTATCTTCTTTGCAATTAAGTTTCAGTAACTTAGTTGGTCCACTTCCGGACAACATTCAATTTTATGACTCATCAAACCATCTCGTGCATAGTGCTCCAAATTTCACTGATTTGATTTTATCAAACAACTTACTCAACGGGACAATACCAACATGGATATATGCCCTACCGTATTTGGAGTATTTAGACCTTAGCGACAACCAATTTACTGGGGAGATAATTCGTGATTTTGAAACTACTTCATTCGGTGAAACTGTGTTTTTGGGCATCACTCCAAGATCAACATTACAAAGTCAAAACCTCCGACATTTGGATCTCTCATCAAATAAGTTCAGTGGTACTTTGgaattggaaaagcttttaatttCCAAAAGGTTAGCATATCTTGACCTTTCCTCTAATAATATTTCAGTAACTTTTGGAAACACCAAAAACTATAGTTTGGATAATCTTGAGGAATTATATCTGTCTTCTTGCAACATTACTGAGTTCCCACACATTTTAAAATCTTCAAAAATATTATCTACCTTAGATCTCTCCCATAATCAGATTCAAGGAAGTGTTCCTAAATGGTTATGGGAGGTGGGAAAGAATTCTCTCTACAACTTGACTCTTTCTCACAATTTTTTAACATATATAGAGCCTCTTCCATGGAATAGGTTATTATATCTTGATCTCAGTTCCAACTCGTTCTCAGGACCTCTTCCAATTATTGCATCATATTTTCTATCGTTCATCTCAGTAGCCAAAAATCAATTTGTGGGAGAGATCCTAACTTCCTTTTGCAACATGTCATTCCTTCAGGTGCTTGATTTATCTTCGAATAACTTGAGTGGTATCATTCCTCGATGCATTGTAAAACATGGTAAACGTCTTTCGGTCTTGAATTTTTCTAGGAACAAATTATATGGTACTATCCCCAACACATTTTTAGTAGGAAGTACTTTGAGAAATCTCAATCTAAATGGAAATCATTTAGAAGGCTCATTGCCAAGATCACTAGAATATTGCAAAAATCTTGAAGTTCTAGATCTTGGAAATAACATCCTCAACGACTCATTTCCTCACTGGCTAGACTCTCTTCCAGCCTTACGGGTTTTAGTCTTGAGATCTAATAGGTTTTATGGTTCGATAGGAAAACCTAAAATCAAATATCCTTTTCCTGAGTTAAGGATTATAGATTTGTCCCACAATGAGTTTGATGGTGCTCTTCCAACAAAATACTTTGTCAACTTCAAAGCTATGATTTTGAATACAAAGAATGTAGAACTGAAGTACATGGGAGAGGATTATTACCAAGACTCTATAACAGTGACCATGAAAGGATATGAGTTAGAGTTGGTGCATATCCTAACTATCCTTGTAACTCTTGATTTCTCATGCAATAATTTTAGTGGAGAGATTCCAGTGTTCCTTGGAGGGCTGAACGCACTCAAGGGCCTCAACATTTCTCATAATATGCTCAGAGGTACCATACCATCATCATTGGGAAATTTGACTAACCTTGAGTGGTTAGACCTCTCTGCTAACAAGCTAAGTGGGAATATTCCTTGGCAGTTGACCGATTTAATATGGCTCCAAATCTTAAACCTTTCAGAAAACCAACTCGTGGGACCAATACCCAATGGTAAGCAGTTCAATACTTTTAGCAATGATTCATTCAAAGGAAATTTAGATTTGTGTGGTTTTCCACTGTCCAAACCATGCAACGAGGAATATGAAGGATCGACCATGGAGCAAGAAAATGAAtcggaggatgcaaatggatttacTTGGAAAGTTGTGCTATTGGG TAATAATAATGATACTTTGCCCAATATTCTTTCTGAATTACATTTGTCTTCATGTGGCATAAGTGAGTTCCCATACTCCTTAAGAAGCTTAGAAAATTTAAGATACTTGGATCTCTCCAACAATCAAATCGAAGGGAGTGTTCCCCAATGGCTATGGAATATGGGTAAGGATTCATT GCTTCAAATCCTTGATTTGTCAAATAACAATTTGAGTGAGAACATTCCTCCATGCTTAGGAAATTCAAGTCTCCGTGTGCTAGATTTGCACAAGAATAAGCTTCATGGCTTGATTCCTTCACATTTTGCAAAGGGAAACTGCCTAGGTGTTTTGAATCtcaaagaaaatcaattggaaGGTTCTTTACCAAAGTCTTTGCTCAATTGTAAAGAGTTGAAATTTTTAGATATTGGAATCAACAAGATAAATGGAGCATTCCCCTGGTGGTTGGAATCTCTTCCGAATCTCCAAGTTCTTATCTTGAGATCTAATAGATTTCAAGGTCCAATAGGCAATCCCAAGTTGAGACATCCCTTTCACAATTTGAGAATCATGGATCTCTCTGGCAATGAATTTACTGATCATTTGCcccaaaaatattttaagaattttgTGGGAATGATGAATGCTACTTCAGATTACTTGAGATACATGGAATATCCAACACTAATTCGATATTATGAAAGCAGTTCATTGACAATAAAAGGATATTATCCTGAGTTAGAGAAAATCCAAACCATGCTTATATTCATTGACTTCTCAAGAAATAACTTCACAGGAGAGATCCCAGAATTGCTTGGTAAGCTCAACTCACTCAAAGGGCTCAATTTTTCACATAACAAGATATCTTGCAATATTCCACCATCCTTGGGAAATTTGACCAATCTGGAATGGTTAGATCTCTCCTCGAATGAGCTTGTTGGGAAGATTCCATGGCAATTGGCAGCAAATCTAAATCAACTCCAAATTTTAAATCTTTCTGTGAACCAATTGGAGGGGCTTATACCTCGCAGTCGACAATTTGATACATTCACAAACGATTCATACAAAGAGAATTTGGGCTTATGTGGGTTTCCAATTTCAGAATCATGCAACGAGGACACCATACACCAATTTCAGCAAGAGGACAATGAGGAGCATGTGAAGGGATTTGATTGGAAAATTGTGTTAATAGGATTTGGAAGTGGAATGGTTATTGGAATTTCGATCGGATACATGTTCCTTACCGATCAAAACATTGATGGGATTGTCAAAACATTGAAAGGAGAACAATGGCATCTTATGGAAAAAAGATCAAAGCAGAGGAGGGCTCGTCAAAATGTTGGAATTGAGAGAAGACATTAG
- the LOC133786021 gene encoding receptor like protein 22-like has protein sequence MSSTSPDSFMNLSTSLTSLDLSWSSLQGKLPENVFSLPNLQQLDLSHNPNLNGSFPQYNWSSPLKVLNLSESGVVIDLPHLCRKLEYLQILSLTNYNFLKLSPTLLDNCTQITSLYLSSNYIGGYIPWSSILNLQQLTHLDLSYNNFVGPILEICSNSTKKSFSCVSSKHQLVDSPPLNLKYLDLNMNELNGTIPSWLYSLPSLQYLDLTSNKFSGSIQEFQHNSLEYLSLYSNNLQGSFPRSIFQQVNLTNLLLSSNNLSDALQFDHFSKLKKLQVLDLSNNSLSLVSISNNNDTLPNTLFELYLSSCGISEFPYSLRSLENLVYLDLSNNQIEGSVPKWLWNVGKDSLEFLDISHNSLTQIDQIPWKNLKYINLRSNRLQGHLPIPPPTTEISHLICNLSELLVLDLSNNNLSGNIPQCLGNSSLYVLDLHKNKLHGIIPSHFAKGNYLHVLNLNENQLEGSLPKSLLNCEWLEFLDIGNNKINGSFPWWLESLLNLQVLILRSNRFHGPIGIPKVRHPFHNLRIMDLSGNEFTGHLPQKYFKNFVGMMNATSDDLRYMQANLYGSYYEIISLTIKGYYAELQKIQTMLMVIDFSRNNFTGEIPELLGKLNSLKGLNFSHNKISGSIPPSLGNLTNLEGLDLSSNKLVGKIPWQLAANLNQLQFLNLSVNQLEGLIPRSRQFDTFTNDSYKKNLGLCGFPISESCNENTTHQFQQEDDEEHVNGFDWKIVLMGFGSGMVIGISVGYMFLSDKIIDGLVKTVKGEQWHLLAKRSKQKRARPNVGN, from the coding sequence ATGTCTTCTACTTCACCTGATTCCTTTATGAATCTGTCAACTTCTTTGACATCTCTTGATCTTAGTTGGAGTTCTTTGCAGGGGAAACTTCCAGAAAATGTTTTCAGTTTGCCAAACCTTCAACAACTTGATTTGAGTCACAACCCAAATCTCAATGGTTCTTTTCCACAATATAATTGGAGCAGCCCACTTAAAGTATTGAATCTATCCGAATCTGGAGTCGTGATAGATCTACCTCATCTTTGTAGAAAGTTGGAGTATTTACAAATTTTGTCTCTAACGAATTACAATTTCTTAAAACTTTCTCCCACATTACTTGACAACTGCACACAAATCACTTCCTTATACCTTTCTTCTAATTATATTGGTGGTTATATCCCATGGTCATCCATTTTAAATCTACAACAACTAACCCATTTGGATCTTTCATACAATAATTTCGTAGGCCCAATTCTAGAAATTTGTAGTAACTCAACAAAAAAATCATTTTCGTGTGTCTCTTCAAAACATCAATTAGTGGATTCTCCTCCATTGAATTTAAAATATCTAGATTTAAATATGAATGAGCTTAATGGGACAATACCATCTTGGTTATATTCCCTTCCATCTTTACAATATTTAGATCTAACTTCCAACAAATTCAGTGGTAGCATTCAGGAATTCCAACATAATTCTTTGGAGTATCTTTCTTTATATTCTAATAACTTACAAGGCTCTTTCCCAAGATCAATTTTTCAGCAAGTCAATCTCACGAATTTGCTTCTCTCCTCAAATAACTTGAGTGACGCCTTGCAGTTTGACCACTTTTCAAAGTTAAAAAAGCTCCAAGTTCTTGATCTTTCTAATAATAGCTTATCACTGGTATCTATCAGTAATAATAATGATACCTTGCCCAATACTCTTTTTGAATTATATTTGTCTTCATGTGGAATAAGTGAGTTCCCATACTCCTTAAGAAGCTTAGAAAATTTAGTATACTTGGATCTCTCCAACAATCAAATTGAAGGCAGTGTTCCCAAATGGCTGTGGAATGTGGGTAAGGATTCATTGGAATTCCTAGATATTTCTCACAACTCTTTAACGCAAATAGATCAGATTCCATGGAAGAATCTAAAATACATTAACCTCCGCTCCAACCGACTTCAAGGTCATCTTCCAATCCCACCACCTACAACGGAAATATCACATTTGATTTGCAATCTCAGTGAGCTTCTAGTCCTTGATTTGTCAAATAACAATTTGAGTGGGAACATTCCTCAATGCTTAGGAAATTCAAGTCTCTATGTGCTAGATTTGCACAAGAATAAGCTTCATGGCATCATTCCTTCACATTTTGCAAAGGGAAACTACCTACATGTTTTGAATCTCAACGAAAATCAATTGGAAGGGTCCTTACCAAAGTCTTTGCTCAATTGTGAATGGTTGGAATTTTTAGATATTGGAAACAACAAGATAAATGGATCATTTCCCTGGTGGTTGGAATCTCTTCTGAATCTTCAAGTTCTTATCTTGAGATCTAATAGATTTCATGGTCCAATAGGCATTCCCAAGGTGAGACATCCCTTTCACAATTTGAGAATTATGGATCTCTCAGGCAATGAATTCACTGGTCATTTGCCGCAAAAGTATTTTAAGAATTTTGTGGGAATGATGAATGCTACTTCAGATGACTTGAGATACATGCAAGCAAATCTATATGGTAGTTACTATGAAATCATTTCGTTGACAATAAAAGGATATTATGCTGAGTTACAGAAAATCCAAACCATGCTTATGGTCATTGACTTCTCAAGAAATAACTTCACAGGAGAGATCCCAGAATTGCTTGGTAAGCTCAACTCACTCAAAGGGCTCAATTTTTCACATAACAAGATCTCTGGTAGTATTCCACCATCCTTGGGAAATTTGACCAATCTAGAAGGGTTAGATCTCTCCTCGAACAAGCTTGTGGGGAAGATTCCATGGCAATTGGCAGCAAATCTAAATCAACTCCAATTTTTAAATCTTTCTGTGAACCAATTGGAGGGGCTTATACCTCGCAGTCGACAATTTGATACATTCACAAACGATTCATACAAAAAGAATTTGGGCTTATGTGGGTTTCCAATTTCAGAATCATGCAACGAGAACACCACACACCAATTTCAGCAAGAAGACGATGAGGAGCATGTGAATGGATTTGATTGGAAAATTGTGTTAATGGGATTTGGAAGTGGAATGGTTATTGGAATTTCGGTGGGATACATGTTCCTTTCAGATAAAATCATTGATGGGCTTGTCAAAACAGTGAAAGGAGAACAATGGCATCTTTTGGCAAAAAGATCAAAGCAGAAAAGGGCTCGTCCAAATGTTGGAAATTGA